Proteins co-encoded in one Carassius gibelio isolate Cgi1373 ecotype wild population from Czech Republic chromosome A15, carGib1.2-hapl.c, whole genome shotgun sequence genomic window:
- the cldn15lb gene encoding claudin 15-like b isoform X2, which produces MSTGVQLLGFLMCLGGWLLSFVSLVNDSWRTSTFADQLILSLWYYQNLWQSCAESSTGITNCKKFESMLSLAGYIQACRALMIIALILGLLAVILAAMGLKCTKLGSTSEETKGKISLTAGIMFILSGVCVMVAVSWYAVRVVQEFYDPFYGGTKYELGAGLYLGWAAAALGIIGGAILCTSFKSSRPAQTRSLNYNYIASQPQKIYRSAPSENSVSKAYV; this is translated from the exons ATGTCGACTGGGGTTCAGCTGCTGGGGTTCTTGATGTGTTTGGGAGGCTGGCTGCTCTCCTTCGTGTCGTTGGTGAATGATTCGTGGCGCACGTCGACGTTTGCGGATCAGCTGATCCTGTCTTTGTGGTACTATCAGAACCTGTGGCAGTCGTGTGCTGAGTCAAGCACCGGCATCACCAACTGCAAGAAGTTTGAGTCCATGCTTTCTCTGgctg gatACATCCAGGCCTGTCGGGCTCTGATGATAATCGCTCTCATTCTGGGTTTGCTGGCTGTTATTCTGGCCGCGATGGGACTCAAGTGCACTAAACTGGGCAGCACATCTGAGGAGACGAAAGGGAAGATCAGCCTGACCGCCGGGATCATGTTCATCCTGTCAG GTGTGTGTGTTATGGTGGCCGTGTCGTGGTACGCCGTTCGAGTCGTTCAGGAGTTTTATGATCCTTTTTATGGAGGAACAAA GTATGAACTGGGAGCCGGTCTGTATCTGGGATGGGCGGCAGCAGCTCTGGGAATAATAGGCGGAGCAATCCTCTGCACTTCCTTCAAGAGCTCAAGACCTGCACAAACACG GAGTCTCAACTATAACTACATCGCTTCCCAGCCGCAGAAGATCTACAGATCAGCCCCGTCAGAAAACAGCGTCTCCAAAGCTTACGTCTGA
- the LOC128028560 gene encoding presenilins-associated rhomboid-like protein, mitochondrial, with translation MMALRASVFRWVSEDISSKHYLTNRFTLQTQQRSGFRKVAKREEPKKGVAEEAEQNEILHKKGVAPAPDPPTPHVPTRSFGRLVKPLVFTIGFTGCSFGGAAIWQYESLKSRVQGYFDDVKADWLEKKRPQKQGDLGKQVSKWWNSLSDGQKTVTGIIAANALVFCCWRVPSLQRTMLKYFTSDPSSKALCWPMLLSTFSHYSLFHMAANMYVLWSFSSSIINLMGKEQFMALYLSAGVISTFVSYVSKTAMGRFGPSLGASGAIMTVLAAVCTKMPEAKLAIIFLPMYTFTAGNALKAIVALDTTGLILGWRFFDHAAHLGGALFGIWYIIYGHELVWKNREPLVKLWHDFRTRGRGAGGNGSK, from the exons TTCAGATGGGTTTCAGAGGACATAAGCAGCAAACACTACCTGACCAACAG ATTCACTCTACAGACGCAGCAGAGGTCTGGCTTTCGCAAAGTAGCAAAGAGGGAGGAGCCAAAGAAGGGTGTGGCAGAAGAGGCGGAGCAAAATGAAATCCTCCACAAGAAGGGCGTGGCTCCTGCTCCAGACCCGCCCACCCCACACGTACCCACCAGGTCATTTGGCAGACTGGTCAAACCATTGGTCTTCACTATAGGG TTTACAGGTTGTTCGTTCGGCGGAGCGGCGATATGGCAATACGAAAGTCTAAAATCTAGAGTACAGGGTTACTTCGATGATGTCAAAGCGGATTGGTTGGAGAAGAAACGGCCTCAGAAACAAGGCGATTTGGGCAAGCAG GTGAGCAAGTGGTGGAACAGTTTAAGTGATGGACAGAAAACAGTCACAG GCATCATTGCAGCGAACGCgttggtgttttgttgttggaggGTTCCTTCTCTGCAGCGCACCATGCTCAAGTACTTCACATCTGACCCCTCCTCCA AGGCGCTGTGTTGGCCCATGCTGCTGTCCACGTTCAGTCACTATTCTCTCTTTCACATGGCGGCCAACATGTATGTGCTCTGGAGTTTCTCTTCCAGCATCATCAACTTGATGGGCAAAGAGCAGTTCATGGCGCTCTACCTCTCCGCAG GTGTGATTTCTACGTTTGTCAGTTATGTGAGTAAAACGGCGATGGGTCGGTTTGGTCCATCACTGGGGGCG TCAGGGGCCATTATGACTGTCCTAGCAGCTGTTTGCACCAAAATGCCTGAAGCCAAGCTGGCCATCATCTTCCTCCCCATGTACACCTTCACTGCCGGaaac GCTCTTAAGGCCATCGTTGCCTTGGATACCACAGGCTTGATTCTGGGATGGCGTTTTTTCGATCACGCTGCTCATTTAGGAGGAGCTTTATTCGGCAT cTGGTACATAATTTACGGTCACGAGCTCGTTTGGAAGAACAGAGAGCCGCTGGTAAAGTTGTGGCATGACTTCAGAACGAGAGGACGGGGCGCTGGTGGCAACGGCTCGAAATAG
- the cldn15lb gene encoding claudin 15-like b isoform X1: MASMVVQLMGMFLGIVGWCLESSCINSAVWRRASHGEAVMTSSSRYEGLWMSCASNSLGAIQCQRFKTVLGLPGYIQACRALMIIALILGLLAVILAAMGLKCTKLGSTSEETKGKISLTAGIMFILSGVCVMVAVSWYAVRVVQEFYDPFYGGTKYELGAGLYLGWAAAALGIIGGAILCTSFKSSRPAQTRSLNYNYIASQPQKIYRSAPSENSVSKAYV; the protein is encoded by the exons ATGGCATCGATGGTGGTCCAGCTGATGGGAATGTTTCTGGGAATCGTCGGCTGGTGTTTGGAGTCCAGTTGCATCAACTCAGCCGTGTGGAGGAGAGCCAGTCACGGAGAGGCTGTGATGACGTCCAGCTCTCGGTATGAAGGCCTGTGGATGTCGTGTGCGTCTAACTCGCTCGGAGCCATACAGTGTCAGAGATTCAAGACCGTTCTGGGACTTCCAG gatACATCCAGGCCTGTCGGGCTCTGATGATAATCGCTCTCATTCTGGGTTTGCTGGCTGTTATTCTGGCCGCGATGGGACTCAAGTGCACTAAACTGGGCAGCACATCTGAGGAGACGAAAGGGAAGATCAGCCTGACCGCCGGGATCATGTTCATCCTGTCAG GTGTGTGTGTTATGGTGGCCGTGTCGTGGTACGCCGTTCGAGTCGTTCAGGAGTTTTATGATCCTTTTTATGGAGGAACAAA GTATGAACTGGGAGCCGGTCTGTATCTGGGATGGGCGGCAGCAGCTCTGGGAATAATAGGCGGAGCAATCCTCTGCACTTCCTTCAAGAGCTCAAGACCTGCACAAACACG GAGTCTCAACTATAACTACATCGCTTCCCAGCCGCAGAAGATCTACAGATCAGCCCCGTCAGAAAACAGCGTCTCCAAAGCTTACGTCTGA